The proteins below come from a single Drosophila busckii strain San Diego stock center, stock number 13000-0081.31 chromosome X, ASM1175060v1, whole genome shotgun sequence genomic window:
- the LOC117134893 gene encoding uncharacterized protein LOC117134893 gives MTIPLRSAVVYVFGVPMLLLLTLLCAAANADLGYRANAVHPDYPGQCYYEELKQPIPKYQSYKPINREDQCKAFYCRPDFVLEISYCGRHNLIPTKNCKIYSDMRRTFPHCCPKLLCQEPETNDI, from the exons atgACCATACCACTACGCAGTGCGGTTGTCTATGTCTTTGGAGTGCCAATGCTATTGCTTTTAACACTACTTTGTGCCGCAGCAAACGCTGATCTCGGCTATCGCGCCAATGCCGTGCATCCAG ATTATCCTGGACAATGCTACTATGAAGAACTGAAACAGCCCATACCTAAATATCAGTCATATAAGCCTATCAATCGAGAAGATCAATGCAAAGCCTTTTATTGCCGACCCGACTTTGTGCTAGAAATTAGCTA CTGTGGACGTCATAATTTAATACCCACCAAGAATTGCAAAATATACTCCGATATGCGTCGAACATTTCCCCACTGCTGTCCCAAGCTGTTATGCCAAGAACCGGAAACGAATgacatttag
- the LOC117134898 gene encoding uncharacterized protein LOC117134898 isoform X2: MRKVLFFLGLFQVMLLMPVPIESGSEPVCSYRNSEDETIFLKYLPLLKKGQDYVDFGKDGKCLKRAICTDTFRTIVEDCAQYKISCNNKQRFTGVFPGCCIKCT; this comes from the exons ATGCGCAAGGTATTGTTTTTCCTCGGACTATTTCAAGTGATGCTGCTAATGCCAGTTCCAATTGAAAGTG GCAGCGAACCAGTTTGTAGCTATCGCAATTCGGAGGATGAGACCATATTTCTAAAGTATTTGCCGTTGTTAAAGAAGGGCCAGGACTATGTGGACTTTGGCAAGGACGGCAAATGCCTGAAGCGCGCTATTTGCACAGACACCTTTAGAACCATTGTAGAAGA CTGTGCCCAGTACAAGATCAGCTGTAACAATAAGCAACGCTTTACAGGCGTCTTTCCCGGTTGCTGCATCAAGTGCACCTAA
- the LOC117134898 gene encoding uncharacterized protein LOC117134898 isoform X1, with amino-acid sequence MRKVLFFLGLFQVMLLMPVPIESDLRSLLGSEPVCSYRNSEDETIFLKYLPLLKKGQDYVDFGKDGKCLKRAICTDTFRTIVEDCAQYKISCNNKQRFTGVFPGCCIKCT; translated from the exons ATGCGCAAGGTATTGTTTTTCCTCGGACTATTTCAAGTGATGCTGCTAATGCCAGTTCCAATTGAAAGTG ATTTGCGTTCACTACTAGGCAGCGAACCAGTTTGTAGCTATCGCAATTCGGAGGATGAGACCATATTTCTAAAGTATTTGCCGTTGTTAAAGAAGGGCCAGGACTATGTGGACTTTGGCAAGGACGGCAAATGCCTGAAGCGCGCTATTTGCACAGACACCTTTAGAACCATTGTAGAAGA CTGTGCCCAGTACAAGATCAGCTGTAACAATAAGCAACGCTTTACAGGCGTCTTTCCCGGTTGCTGCATCAAGTGCACCTAA
- the LOC117134897 gene encoding GTP-binding nuclear protein Ran, whose amino-acid sequence MAQEGQDMPTFKCVLVGDGGTGKTTFVKRHMTGEFEKKYVATLGVEVHPLIFHTNRGAIRFNVWDTAGQEKFGGLRDGYYIQGQCAVIMFDVTSRVTYKNVPNWHRDLVRVCENIPIVLCGNKVDIKDRKVKAKSIVFHRKKNLQYYDISAKSNYNFEKPFLWLARKLVGDPNLEFVAMPALLPPEVKMDKDWQLQIERDLQEAQATALPDEDEDL is encoded by the exons ATGGCACAAGAAGGACAGGATATGCCCACATTCAAGTGCGTGCTGGTCGGCGATGGTGGCACTGGCAAAACGACTTTCGTCAAACGTCATATGACTGGCGAGTTCGAGAAGAAATATGTGGCCACGCTGGGCGTCGAGGTACATCCATTGATCTTCCACACCAATCGTGGTGCCATTCGCTTCAATGTATGGGACACAGCCGGTCAGGAGAAATTCGGTGGATTGCGCGATGGCTACTATATTCAGGGCCAGTGTGCCGTCATTATGTTCGATGTAACATCGCGTGTCACTTACAAGAATGTGCCCAACTGGCACAGAGATTTGGTGCGCGTTTGTGAGAACATACCCATTGTACTGTGTGGCAACAAAGTGGATATAAAGGATCGCAAAGTCAAGGCCAAAAGCATTGTATTTCATCGAAAGAAAAATTTGCAg TATTACGATATTTCTGCAAAATCGAATTACAATTTTGAGAAACCATTCCTTTGGCTGGCTCGCAAGCTGGTTGGCGATCCAAATCTAGAGTTTGTTGCAATGCCGGCGTTGTTGCCGCCTGAGGTGAAAATGGACAAAGActggcagctgcaaattgagcGCGACTTGCAGGAAGCGCAAGCGACTGCATTGCCCGATGAGGATGAGGATCTATAA
- the LOC117134896 gene encoding platelet-activating factor acetylhydrolase IB subunit beta homolog isoform X1, whose protein sequence is MNPCAVPTAVPDVDGDKRWQSIHRRFISDCREKDPDVIFLGDCIFETLQDTDTWNQYFAPLHCLNFSIRDDRTEHVLWRIENGALDNVTPKVVVLHVGTNNVSNSAVEVAEGVLANVTKIRQNLPGAYILLPSLLPRGQQPNALRDKNANINRLVKEQTKGMDRVQIVAIDKGLVQGDGSISHHDMFDYKNLTNTGAKKILEPLHDLLSQILNENELERDLTPSE, encoded by the exons atgaatcCCTGCGCTGTTCCCACAGCCGTTCCCGATGTTGACGGCGACAAACGCTGGCAGAGCATACATCGGCGCTTCATTTCGGATTGCCGTGAAAAAGATCCGGATGTGATATTTTTGGGTGACTGCATTTTTGAAACACTGCAGGACACGGATACCTGGAACCAGTACTTTGCACCGCTACATTGCCTTAACTTTAGTATACGCGATGATCGCACCGAGCATGTGCTCTGGCGCATCGAAAATGGCGCCTTGGACAATGTCACACCCAAAGTTGTTGTCCTGCACGTTGGCACTAACAATGTGAGTAACAGTGCGGTCGAGGTGGCTGAAGGAGTGCTCGCTAACGTCACAAAAATTCGCCAGAATCTCCCTGGCGCCTACATACTGTTGCCG tcaCTATTGCCACGAGGCCAGCAACCAAATGCGCTGCGCGATAAAAATGCGAACATTAATAGACTGGTTAAGGAACAGACCAAGGGCATGGATCGTGTGCAAATTGTGGCAATTGACAAAGGACTTGTGCAGGGCGATGGCAGTATAAGTCACCATGACATGTTCGACTATAAGAATCTAACAAATACCGGCGCAAAGAAAATTCTCGAGCCGCTGCATGATTTACTCTCGCAAATACTCAATGAAAATGAGCTGGAACGCGATCTCACTCCTTCCGAATAG
- the LOC117134896 gene encoding platelet-activating factor acetylhydrolase IB subunit beta homolog isoform X3, with amino-acid sequence MNPCAVPTAVPDVDGDKRWQSIHRRFISDCREKDPDVIFLGDCIFETLQDTDTWNQYFAPLHCLNFSIRDDRTEHVLWRIENGALDNVTPKVVVLHVGTNNVSNSAVEVAEGVLANVTKIRQNLPGAYILLPFTTCTHTFYKTVAIIVI; translated from the exons atgaatcCCTGCGCTGTTCCCACAGCCGTTCCCGATGTTGACGGCGACAAACGCTGGCAGAGCATACATCGGCGCTTCATTTCGGATTGCCGTGAAAAAGATCCGGATGTGATATTTTTGGGTGACTGCATTTTTGAAACACTGCAGGACACGGATACCTGGAACCAGTACTTTGCACCGCTACATTGCCTTAACTTTAGTATACGCGATGATCGCACCGAGCATGTGCTCTGGCGCATCGAAAATGGCGCCTTGGACAATGTCACACCCAAAGTTGTTGTCCTGCACGTTGGCACTAACAATGTGAGTAACAGTGCGGTCGAGGTGGCTGAAGGAGTGCTCGCTAACGTCACAAAAATTCGCCAGAATCTCCCTGGCGCCTACATACTGTTGCCG tttacaACTTGCACGCATACATTCTACAAAACAGTTGCAATAATAGTTATATGA
- the LOC117134896 gene encoding platelet-activating factor acetylhydrolase IB subunit beta homolog isoform X2, with protein sequence MNPCAVPTAVPDVDGDKRWQSIHRRFISDCREKDPDVIFLGDCIFETLQDTDTWNQYFAPLHCLNFSIRDDRTEHVLWRIENGALDNVTPKVVVLHVGTNNVSNSAVEVAEGVLANVTKIRQNLPGAYILLPFTVYNLHAYILQNSCNNSYMICPIKCFIENIRKKAVKNI encoded by the exons atgaatcCCTGCGCTGTTCCCACAGCCGTTCCCGATGTTGACGGCGACAAACGCTGGCAGAGCATACATCGGCGCTTCATTTCGGATTGCCGTGAAAAAGATCCGGATGTGATATTTTTGGGTGACTGCATTTTTGAAACACTGCAGGACACGGATACCTGGAACCAGTACTTTGCACCGCTACATTGCCTTAACTTTAGTATACGCGATGATCGCACCGAGCATGTGCTCTGGCGCATCGAAAATGGCGCCTTGGACAATGTCACACCCAAAGTTGTTGTCCTGCACGTTGGCACTAACAATGTGAGTAACAGTGCGGTCGAGGTGGCTGAAGGAGTGCTCGCTAACGTCACAAAAATTCGCCAGAATCTCCCTGGCGCCTACATACTGTTGCCG tttacagtttacaACTTGCACGCATACATTCTACAAAACAGTTGCAATAATAGTTATATGATATGTCCAATCAAATGCTTCATagaaaatattagaaaaaaagctgttaaaaatatttga
- the LOC117134895 gene encoding abscission/NoCut checkpoint regulator — protein MSCYGCSRKYGIFCKEYGCPSCGYSYCAKCLKRPISVPRHANKVHNVCLICFDKLSKLHAIADAEKVVDCESLPGELMNKLRLPKFSAVADLESADALFDNVMPSEELAAVLSPMNNTDTGVAATGAIAANAQDINENLDSAISKRLKNLKAVETTDDEIRTRLSNLSRMPHEKNYDKKDLLLSTDQRTDQDKIKDLLEQFLGESQLDQRVETQRNDAQSEIERRLRALRDAPIEGTAAANSAVTNSSNPNTPSDNEDENDGTLLQNIMKKYVAESRLPDPLEDELGDTGYINQEELPWCNICNEDAVIRCHGCDGELFCSQCYRECHDDDDEYRVHAKEKYTAPPKFKENHF, from the exons ATGAGCTGCTACGGCTGTAGTCGCAAATACGGAATCTTCTGCAAGGAG TATGGCTGTCCCAGCTGCGGGTATTCCTACTGCGCCAAGTGTTTAAAACGACCAATTAGTGTGCCGCGTCATGCCAACAAGGTGCACAATGTTTGCCTCATCTGCTTTGATAAGTTATCCAAGTTGCACGCTATTGCGGATGCCGAGAAAGTTGTCGACTGTGAATCACTGCCTGGAGAGTTGATGAACAAGCTGCGACTACCAAAATTTAGTGCTGTCGCAGATTTAGAGTCAGCTGACGCACTTTTTGA caATGTGATGCCCTCTGAGGAACTAGCTGCTGTGCTCTCGCCAATGAACAACACAGATACAGGCGTGGCAGCTACTGGTGCAATTGCTGCTAATGCTCAGGATATTAACGAAAATCTTGACAGCGCTATAAGCAAACGCTTGAAGAATCTGAAAGCTGTTGAAACTACGGATGATGAAATACGCACGCGTCTGTCAAATTTAAGCAGAATGCCGCATGAAAAGAACTATGATAAAAAGGATTTGTTACTTTCCACAGACCAAAGAACTGATCAAGACAAAATCAAAGATCTGCTTGAACAGTTTCTCGGTGAGTCGCAGCTAGATCAGCGTGTAGAAACTCAACGAAATGATGCTCAGTCAGAAATCGAGCGGCGCCTTCGAGCTCTGCGCGATGCGCCCATTGAAggtactgctgctgctaactcgGCAGTCACCAACTCGTCAAATCCAAATACACCTAGTGATAACGAGGATGAGAACGATGGAACgttgctgcaaaatattatgaaaaag TATGTGGCAGAATCACGTTTGCCCGATCCTCTGGAAGATGAGCTGGGCGACACAGGCTACATTAATCAGGAGGAGTTACCCTGGTGCAACATTTGTAACGAAGATGCAGTTATTCGCTGTCACGGCTGTGATGGTGAACTGTTTTGTTCTCAGTGCTATCGCGAGTGtcacgatgatgatgatgaataTCGAGTCCATGCTAAAGAAAAGTATACTGCGCCTCCAAAATTTAAAGAGAATCATTTTTAA
- the LOC117134922 gene encoding glycosyltransferase-like domain-containing protein 1-like gives MASKPQILIIEPFYGGSHKQLIDTLVECLSVDDYEIFSMPAKKWHWRARTSALYFSQLIPPEHEYKVLLTSSVLNLAELIGVRPDLVSCRKIVYFHENQLVYPVREVKERDCQYGLNEILTCLAADIVLFNSNFNRTSFLDNVQPFLNIQPDFKLKHIRERIEKKCEVLYFPIKLHAFPNKQQIMKADTNMEPDCLHLIWPHRWEHDKNPKLLMEVLMELNKRQVEFKVTICGESYQAVPEAFDGIQEKLGSKLINFGYLTREEYIKTLLTGDVVISTAGHEFYGVSMLEATYCGCYPIAPNKLVYPEIYPKENLYNTSNSLIKMLYNWCRNPRIFRLHRDKFFDFFTFERYSSQHLVPKYLEKMRITD, from the exons ATGGCTTCGAAGccgcaaatattaattattgaacCATTCTACGGCGGCAGTCATAAACAGTTAATAGACACATTAGTTGAAT GTTTAAGTGTTGACGACTATGAGATCTTTAGCATGCCGGCCAAAAAGTGGCACTGGCGAGCGCGCACTTCAGCGCTTTACTTTTCACAACTAATACCTCCGGAGCACGAGTATAAGGTATTGTTGACTAGTTCAGTGCTGAATCTGGCGGAACTGATTGGTGTGCGTCCGGATCTAGTTAGCTGTCGCAAGATTGTCTATTTCCATGAAAATCAACTGGTATACCCAGTGCGTGAAGTAAAAGAACGTGACTGTCAATATGGCCTGAATGAGATACTCACCTG CCTGGCAGCAGACATAGTACTCTTTAACTCTAACTTTAATCGCACTTCATTTCTGGACAACGTGCAGCCGTTTCTCAACATACAGCCagactttaagcttaagcacatACGTGAGCGTATTGAGAAAAAGTGTGAAGTACTCTATTTTCCGATTAAACTCCATGCATttccaaacaaacaacagatAATGAAAGCCGACACTAATATGGAACCAGactgcttgcatttaatttggcCACATCGCTGGGAGCATGACAAAAATCCCAAACTGTTGATGGAGGTGCTGATGGAACTAAATAAGCGCCAGGTGGAATTTAAAGTAACTATATGCGGTGAAAGTTATCAAGCGGTGCCAGAGGCATTCGATGGCATACAGGAAAAGCTGGGTTCCAAGCTGATCAACTTTGGGTATCTCACGCGTGAAGAGTACATAAAGACGCTGTTAACGGGCGACGTAGTCATCTCCACAGCGGGCCACGAGTTTTATGGTGTATCCATGCTAGAAGCCACATATTGTGGCTGTTATCCCATAGCTCCCAATAAGCTAGTTTATCCAGAAATTTATCCCAAGGAGAATCTCTATAACACATCTAATTCGTTGATCAAAATGCTATACAATTGGTGTCGCAATCCAAGGATCTTTCGCCTGCATCGCgacaaattttttgatttctttacaTTTGAGCGCTACTCGTCGCAGCATTTGGTGCCAAAGTACTTGGAAAAAATGCGTATAACggattaa